DNA sequence from the Vicia villosa cultivar HV-30 ecotype Madison, WI linkage group LG3, Vvil1.0, whole genome shotgun sequence genome:
AAGTATGGATGTTTTGGAGTTATGAGAGCGCCTCTGATTCTAGTAGTGATAATGACTCTCTTTCTTCCCGTACTTTCTTAGAAAATTCAATATTTTCAATAAAGATCGATTTATCCAAACGCTTAGTAGTGGAGGACTTCGAGACACTCTATATATGCGAACAGAGACTGACCTCCTTCAGGAAACATCTAAACCTataagaaaatggatgatgaaagGGAGGTGATCCTAGAGCCTTGCTCCAAAGTGGTGCAGTCTAACATGGTCGCCCCTAGAGGATTCCCCTCACACCTTATTTTACATGTACCTACAAATCATCACGTTCATGGGATGCTCATACTTTCCACCCATAAATGGTTCGAAAATGATAAGAAATATGGTTTAAAGTTCCAGTTTCCAAATAGTTTAGTAAAAGAAAAGTCCTTAAAAGTTCAAAAAGACACATTCGAAGGACCAAAGAGTCAAAGTCTGTAAaagttaataaatttaaatataaatataagaagcGAATGAGCTTAACTATAAATATAAGGGCATGTGTCAAGCTTGCAACCTTGAAAATCTAGTATAAATAAATAGattaatttgagtttttttttttcataacttGTACAAAAAGATACAAACATCTGTCCTATTATAATTCTCTATCTTTGAGGTTTTTGTATATGAAGTATGtaattcaattttaataatatgacAAAGAACTTTTACATTGATCTTAGATTTATTTACGTATTTTTCTCGTTGGCAGATTCATTTATGTGTCGTCAtacatttgttttaaaatttttgtaTAACACGACCTTGCTTGAAAATCAATCTTTAACATTTaagaatttgaattttaaatctatcaacttaaaattatttaaaaacaaataaataatcatAAATTGATTATCAAAGTCATTGGTTAACATTAATAATTTTCAAGCACATACTCAAGCAAAGAATACTTTTTACTAACCAAGCACAAACAACATGAAAGTACAAATTATGATCTTTGTCATATAGTTTCATTTTCTAATCCCCTTGTTTATTCTGAAATGTGAGTGTGTAGTTTGCTCCATCTTCTTTGATTTTCATTACCTTGCATTCTATGATCAATCCTTATTTGGTTAGGATGTTGCTGATGAAGTTCCTTCTTCCTCCATGATTTAATTGGTGGCCACCCAACCAAATGATTTTCTCCTTCACTATTCATACATGTACAACATATATAAGACTATAATCACATTGATACGCCGTAATTCTGACAAACTCACTACTGAActaatcaaaatataaaaatcaaGAATCAACTTACTTGTTTGTTGCGTGAACATTTCGATTCATCTTTTTAACGTGGTCATCTTCCTCATTTGGTTGTCGACCATTCCATActaacataggcaaaggtttaAAAAAATGTCCTAACGACTCTTCGAAGCTACGCTTATTTTCGACATACTTCTTGTTTTCAGAACATTCACCGTGTTTATAATTGTGAGGATCAAATCCTTTAATGGAGCTATGAGTTTGTAGAGCCTGACCTATTTGAATCTCCATGATGCCTAAGAAGCTATGATGTGAGGGAGgttatatatatgtgtatgtgtgTGAGTGAAGGATGGGAATGAAAAGGACTATTGTCTTGTTGGGTCGGGAAAAAGAAGAGCAGCATTATATGCTAGTTGAGAAATGAGAGGACCAATGTGTTACAACTTTACTCAATTGTGTAACCAATGTGTCCCCACTTATAGATATTCTCTCTTGTTGTAATGTTATAAGGAAGTGTCATATTCATAATCACTATAATTTGGTGAAGATTATGACTCTGAAAAGACTTTTGGGATTGGGTTATTAACATGAGGAAGAATCTAATCTTTGAAATAGTATGTTGATTTATGAAAAGATAAAACAAGACAAATGGATAAGCAAAATAaagatatagttttttttttcaccATTCATTTCGGTTTATTGAACTGTCTAATTTATTTCGACGTCACATTTTGGTATTAAGTAGTTTCAGtctcatttcaaattcaattgcaGAAAACTAAATTGTATTCTATTTTACTAAGTTCAGCGTGAATCACAATTATATTGATTAACTATTAATAATGAAACATGTATTTGTTGATGACATGATTGAACATCTACATTTTAAAAAAGGAATCCTTTTGGAGCCAAACATCAGTGTCATAATTGTGTGTTGCCAGAGTTACTTGTGTGAATGTGATTCTTATCAATCATGGAGAAATTGTGTGAAGCTGTTGAGCACCTAATCACGAATACTATGCTTGTGACCATAAACATTAGCAAAAGAATCTTGTATATGAAAAAAttcacactttttttttttagaaaaaacgtttagtgtcattttttttactttatagtTGTAAAATTTACACTTGTTTTTAGTATgtttatgttttaaaaaattgaataaaaattagaattaatataatttttgccCCTGCTATGAGACGActtcatctataatataagaaaacaaaCTGATATAAAAAGTACGTAATTGCCCCTGCTTCTAATTTGTGTTGTCACGTGGGCTATTCTACTAGTATTAGCTTTAGCATTTTTCCAACTCTTTCAACACTTCCAATCTTGCAATGCATGTTGCtatttttttagattaaaaaaatatttttttatgctaCTTTTTCTTCCCCTGCTATACCTACTTTTTACTATTTAGATCTAAAAAATTACCataaaaagtaatttttattttgttaacttTTTGGAGAGAGAAAAGACATCtatataaaaaataagttttgatgAGGTCTTCATATTTAACTAGGtttctataatatttttttaaaaaaaatttcattttaaaaaatataaatataatatacctaaattatttatcttttatttaagaTGTTAAGAACAaaactataatttattttttataaaccaattaaaaaaattgtttatttttaattttttttttttggatttttaaaaacaTTAGCATAAAACACATTAGCAGATAGGACTCAACAGTTATccaatttatttcaattttacgGGTAcccgacatttttctatacatttaattattattttttttacgggtatcggacatttttctatatatttagattactattttttcacgggtaccatgcatttttctaaacattcaattattattttttcacgggtacagaacatttttctatatattcaattattattttttacgggtaccagacatttttctaaacatccaattattatttttttcacgggtgCCGGAcattttttatacattcaattattatgttttcacgggtaccagacatttttttaaacattaaattattatttttttacgcgtgccagacatttttctaaacattcaattattatttttttcacaggtaccgaaattttttctatgcattcaattattatttttttcacaggtacatgacatttttctatacattcaattattattttttcacgggtaccagatatttttctatatattcatttattattttttcacgggtaccagacatttttctaaacattcaattattattttttcacatgtACCGAAATTTTTTCtatgcattcaattattattttattttttttgaaagcaaGAGATATATTGAAAGGAGAACAAAGGGTTCCCCAACCCAATTACAAAACACACCATTCAAAGGTTACAAAAACAATATTAcaaccaattacaattacgacaTAAAATACAAAGGATCTTTGTAAAAATCGTAAAAACAACAATTGGAATATGAAATATTGCCATATGAAGACCACCTCCAaacatattcaattattattttttcacaagtatcaaatatttttctaacaaaaaatatatatttaaaacaaatgcgcgtcccgtatcaGAACTCGTGCGAACGCACGAATTTATTACTAGTTTTATCGAAAAAGGGACACATTGATTGTTGGACGTGTTGGTCTACTGTTTGAGCCAatatgtttttgttgataaagtttacaaattaaatatttattaatacattttttatttttcatgaaatattaataataattttgataATAAATCTTCAAATAAAATTCACATCCATtaaaatcacatttaaatatatttcaaactgatttactaataaattaaattagttttcaacagcatataaaataaaatttatagaaatatttatttacacaataaatttattttttaaaaataaaatgtataaatgatttaataatacaataaaaaaatCTACGAAGCTGGGAGATTTCAGAATGAAAATTGTTTTGGGAAACATACGGATAACTCGTTAGTTGACAGTAGAATTATTGATGGCATAGTTTATCGAATTTGGTTGAGGCCTCAATTGAGGAAACATATTTGTAAAATTTTGCTGCCTTAGTCTCTTAgcctaaataaaattatattaataaaaactaataaatattatattaatattctaaaaagacaaattatttaaataaaaaatatggtaagaaaaacacttaaaaatgagaCAATATGGTATAATCTCCGTAACCATCgttcaaaatatttttctacaCAGAAATGATTTCCAACAAAGCAAAATTCTATTAATAATTTCTCCCACGCAAACAAACACCTCAAATTTCAACGGCCATGTCAATTTCTTTAGTCTATCATTTCAACTTCTTACATGGGCACAATCACAAATTTAAATGGTTTGGACACACTCACAAATGAAACAATTTTAAGAAGAAATAATTTAGTTAaatcatttaatattattaattcattTTCATTATAATTTATCTACATTTCAAACTAGATAATATTCTACAAAATTTATCAATCAAACACGGTGCATAAGCATTTCAATTCTCAGATGAAAGCTTGTCTTCATCAACTTATGTCAGAGTTAAAGACGAGAAAGAAAGGAAATAGGTGCATCTCTGAATATGTACTACATGTTTGTGCCATAGCAGACTCGTTAATGGCCATTAGTGATTGGGTCGATGCTAAGTGTGATCAAGTCGATGCTATACTTCATGGGTTGCATGAAGAGTACAATTCATTCATCATTGAAAAACTGAACTAATTAGCATTTATGATATGGAGGTCCTATTTTTTTGTCCAAGAAgctcaattaaataaatttcttAGGTACTAGCATCACCTAGTTCAATATCCAATGTTGCTCAAGCAGCTAATAACACAAACTTTGGCAGGAGGGGGAGTTCCTAAGGTTCTTATTTATACTTTCATGGTTGATGCAGGCCACCTCGTGGTAGAGGATATGGCAGACAAAGTTACACTATAGGAAGATCGACCGCCAACTTTGTAACAAGTATGAACACTCTGTAGTGTATTATTGGCATAGGTTTGATGAAAAATTCGAGCCCATACCTCCCAAGTCTCAAATTCAAGCTTCCACATTAAGCAATACTAGTGCTACACAAGAAGGTTCCAAGAATCAAGAGGCCACAACTGCACCAGTAACTA
Encoded proteins:
- the LOC131655120 gene encoding auxin-responsive protein IAA29-like; amino-acid sequence: MEIQIGQALQTHSSIKGFDPHNYKHGECSENKKYVENKRSFEESLGHFFKPLPMLVWNGRQPNEEDDHVKKMNRNVHATNNEGENHLVGWPPIKSWRKKELHQQHPNQIRIDHRMQGNENQRRWSKLHTHISE